A single genomic interval of Hevea brasiliensis isolate MT/VB/25A 57/8 chromosome 4, ASM3005281v1, whole genome shotgun sequence harbors:
- the LOC110665907 gene encoding probable calcium-binding protein CML22: MENFHCTSHSCLSLKSLSSKILGLFCHCGSQNKYKRLDAKLEKKMIEVMKSSSGHANFKSINSIILRFSQFKEGLENIRGVFEQHSECNREELKRCLQKLQLNLKEQEVEDLFHSCDIDGSRGMQFIEFIILLCFIYLLVEPSSSPHSTSKMGSPELEATFDTLVEAFLFLDKNGDGKPSKKDVLKALNEASWEKSPAHITKFRFREMNWDRNGKVSFREFLFALINWVGIDTDEEIPAMGS, encoded by the exons ATGGAGAATTTTCATT GCACATCTCATTCTTGCCTTTCTCTGAAGTCATTGTCATCCAAAATACTAGGGTTGTTTTGCCATTGTGGTTCACAAAACAAATACAAGAGGTTGGATGCAAAgcttgaaaagaagatgattgaaGTCATGAAAAGTTCATCAGGGCATGCAAATTTTAAATCTATTAACAGCATAATTTTGAGGTTTTCTCAGTTCAAAGAGGGACTGGAAAACATCAGAGGTGTATTTGAACAACATAGTGA ATGCAACCGTGAGGAACTCAAAAGATGTTTACAGAAACTACAACTCAATTTAAAAGAGCAGGAGGTTGAGGATCTATTTCATTCATGTGACATTGATGGGAGCCGGGGGATGCAATTCATTGAGTTCATCATTCTTCTGTGTTTCATCTATCTCCTAGTGGAACCTTCCTCCTCTCCTCATAGT ACGTCAAAGATGGGTTCACCAGAGCTTGAGGCCACTTTTGATACTTTGGTTGAAGCATTCTTATTTCTTGACAAGAACGGTGATGGAAAGCCGAGCAAGAAAGATGTGCTCAAAGCTTTGAATGAGGCCTCTTGGGAGAAATCACCTGCCCACATCACCAAGTTCCGATTCA GGGAAATGAACTGGGACAGGAATGGGAAGGTCAGCTTCAGGGAGTTCCTCTTTGCTTTAATAAACTGGGTTGGGATTGATACTGATGAGGAAATTCCTGCAATGGGAAGTTAA
- the LOC110665865 gene encoding myosin-binding protein 3 isoform X1: MPCHAIRGWTFSGLVGAFLGLSITFLLLCASTLAYLASKFLGLLGLDLPCPCNSFFGVPDNANNTGLQKRLVDYPLPKIFSVQSSAKSKFPFGTLRNDLQFNSNKENDGNGDKHEGIGSEGEVSCISSSERRTDNFTGEDLAKMKGKSFVMGTLNLPDVKEGRYELKRKWVTRHRSRNGLRRRRKGSVDYNGKLHWVPSHKTLWSDAETRQSAPGRISESEDDTDKGCKDPANNFEGESACNVNGCEILDGKETSVDIGSKRKFSYDFELNESVDENEPAEKNASTAEEFNSHGNQVSDCNAKNTVRLLEQALEEEHAARAVLYIELEKERSAAASAADEAMAMILRLQEEKASIEMEARQCQRIIEEKYAYDAEEMNILKEILVRREREKYYLEKEVEAYRQKISGNEQLYAEMYGMSATKGEITLYTSDEDSVLKLPQSSDYIGEEEKAENVNWKDLRSTKYSEDKNCSNQIDIPRHPSPEKNPDEEKKAQKINATSKFIQSNIPPPHNLHQKAIDDKESEGDIHDVHVVDDQASVYKQVMRDKNRQLSTNAAATSKNPNISMGLPPTGSSRSRSLRYDMRRKSMSAFDVERFKIDNEIIWLREKLKFVQEGREKLHLTKGNKEREKIQLQTLEDIISQLREIRQLTEPGKAARRASLPLLTSNVKSKKRRWRSGPLLVEGSI, from the exons ATGCCTTGCCATGCCATTCGCGGATGGACATTTAGTGGGCTAGTTGGTGCATTTCTTGGTCTTTCCATTACCTTCCTTCTCCTTTGCGCTTCAACCCTTGCTTATTTGGCCTCCAAATTTCTTGGCTTGCTTGGATTGGACTTACCTTGCCCTTGCAATAGCTTTTTTGGAGTTCCTGACAACGCCAACAATACCGGCTTGCAAAAACGATTAGTTGATTACCCCTTACCGAAAATTTTCTCTGTTCAATCTTCTGCGAAGAGCAAGTTCCCTTTTGGTACGCTAAGGAACGATTTACAGTTCAATTCCAACAAGGAAAATGACGGGAATGGTGATAAACATGAGGGTATTGGATCGGAGGGTGAGGTCTCGTGCATCTCATCTTCAGAGAGGAGGACAGACAATTTTACAGGCGAAGATTTGGCTAAGATGAAAGGAAAGAGTTTTGTGATGGGTACATTGAACTTGCCGGATGTGAAAGAAGGGAGATATGAGTTGAAAAGGAAGTGGGTAACTCGTCACAGATCAAGAAATGGCCTCAGACGCCGCAGAAAAGGCTCTGTTGATTACAATGGGAAGTTGCACTGGGTGCCATCACATAAAACTTTATGGTCGGATGCAGAAACTCGTCAATCCGCTCCTGGCAGAATCAGTGAATCAGAGGATGACACAGACAAAGGCTGCAAGGATCCTGCTAATAACTTTGAAGGTGAATCAG CCTGTAATGTGAATGGTTGTGAAATTTTGGATGGAAAGGAAACCTCAGTGGATATTGGTTCGAAGAGAAAGTTTTCCTATGATTTTGAACTGAATGAATCTGTAGATGAGAATGAACCCGCAGAAAAAAATGCATCAACTGCTGAGGAGTTCAATTCACATGGAAATCAAGTTTCTGATTGCAATGCAAAAAATACAGTAAGACTCTTGGAACAAGCACTAGAAGAAGAGCATGCTGCTAGAGCTGTCCTCTATATCGAACTAGAGAAAGAGAGAAGCGCTGCTGCTTCTGCTGCAGATGAGGCCATGGCTATGATATTGCGTCTACAAGAGGAGAAGGCGTCCATAGAAATGGAAGCAAGACAATGCCAGAGGATAATAGAAGAGAAATATGCATATGATGCTGAAGAAATGAACATCCTCAAAGAGATCTTAGTAAGGAGAGAGAGGGAAAAGTATTATTTGGAGAAGGAAGTTGAAGCCTACAGGCAAAAAATTTCTGGTAATGAGCAGTTGTATGCTGAAATGTATGGTATGTCAGCAACAAAGGGAGAGATAACATTATATACTAGCGATGAAGATTCGGTGCTGAAACTGCCACAGAGTAGTGATTACATTGGCGAGGAGGAGAAGGCAGAAAATGTAAACTGGAAAGATTTACGAAGTACGAAATATAGTGAAGATAAAAACTGTTCAAATCAAATTGACATTCCAAGGCATCCAAGTCCTGAAAAAAATCCTGATGAGGAAAAGAAAGCGCAGAAAATAAATGCAACTTCAAAGTTCATTCAGTCTAATATTCCTCCCCCACATAATTTGCATCAGAAAGCTATTGATGACAAAGAAAGTGAAGGTGATATTCATGATGTTCATGTCGTTGATGATCAAGCCAGTGTCTATAAGCAGGTCATGAGAGACAAAAATAGGCAACTTTCGACTAATGCTGCTGCTACCTCAAAAAATCCTAACATTTCCATGGGATTACCACCAACTGGTAGTTCAAGAAGCAGATCCTTGCGTTATGACATGCGAAGAAAATCCATGTCTGCATTTGATGTTGAAAGGTTTAAAATTGACAATGAAATTATTTGGCTGAGAGAAAAGCTAAAATTTGTgcaagaaggaagagagaagCTACATTTAac
- the LOC110665864 gene encoding receptor like protein kinase S.2: MKINRLCIILPTDLDELTPYDHPKVPPRPPPPAKAKVKKHHHHGCGRQVLAFFGDSLSRLYDSKWVGCCQPDKPRKQQSGAFYDLDGIQMSEKVGGDNPRIFSYSELFIGSNGFSEDEILGSGGFGKVYRAVLPSDGTVVAVKCLAEKGEQFEKTFEAELVAVAHLRHRNLVRLRGWCVHEDQLLLVYDYMPNRSLDRVLFRRPENLTAAPLNWERRRKIIGGLAAALHYLHEQLETQIIHRDVKTSNVMLDSHYNARLGDFGLARWLEHELEYQTKIPSMRNRQFRLAESTRIGGTIGYLPPESFQKRSVATAKSDVFSFGIVVLEVVSGRRAVDLTYPEDQIILLDWIRRLSDEGKLLQAGDNRLADGSYALSDMERLIHLGLLCTLHIPQLRPNMKWIVEILSGNISGKLPPLPSFQSHPRYISLSSPSNTSTSNTNTTRSITSTPSSNTTITFTSSTFVTASGESLYATAEFGTNDFSSSNNRNHRRSTHFMVETPREISYKEIISATNNFAGSHRVAEVDFGTSYHGILDDGHQVLVKRLGMTKCPAIRTRFSSELQNLAKLRHRNLIQLRGWCTEQGEMLVVYDYSANRLLSHLLFHHDNRVGHSILQWCHRYNIVKSLASAILYLHEEWDEQVIHRNITSSSVILDPEMNPRLGNFALAEFLARNDHAHKAATKGNKSVRGIFGYMSPEYMESGDATPMADVYSFGVVVLEVVTGHMAVDFRRPEVLVVDRVQEFEAQERPLEELVDIRLNCEYDHKELTRLLNLGIACTRSNPESRPSMRQIVSILDGNDQFFVAAEQEKESRAGWKQKNACSLSLIRRIQALGIQ; the protein is encoded by the coding sequence ATGAAGATCAACCGCCTTTGCATCATCTTGCCAACTGACTTGGATGAACTCACACCATATGACCACCCCAAGGTCCCTCCACGTCCACCTCCACCTGCCAAAGCAAAGGTGAAAAAACACCACCACCATGGATGCGGACGTCAAGTTCTAGCTTTCTTTGGGGATTCACTAAGCCGATTGTATGACTCGAAATGGGTTGGTTGTTGTCAGCCTGATAAGCCAAGGAAACAACAGTCTGGTGCGTTTTACGACCTTGACGGAATCCAAATGTCTGAGAAGGTTGGTGGTGACAATCCGAGAATTTTCAGTTATTCTGAGCTTTTTATAGGTTCTAATGGTTTTAGTGAAGATGAAATTCTTGGGAGTGGAGGTTTTGGCAAAGTCTATAGAGCAGTTTTACCTAGTGATGGTACTGTAGTTGCAGTGAAATGCTTGGCTGAGAAAGGGGAACAGTTTGAGAAGACTTTTGAAGCCGAGTTGGTCGCTGTGGCTCACCTACGACACAGGAATCTTGTCAGGCTAAGAGGATGGTGTGTTCATGAAGACCAGTTGCTTCTGGTTTATGACTACATGCCCAACCGCAGCCTTGACAGGGTCCTTTTCAGAAGGCCAGAAAACTTGACAGCAGCACCTCTTAATTGGGAGAGGAGAAGGAAAATAATTGGTGGCCTAGCAGCTGCACTACATTATCTTCATGAACAATTAGAGACTCAGATCATTCACCGGGATGTAAAGACGAGCAATGTGATGCTTGACTCCCACTATAATGCTCGGCTAGGGGACTTCGGGTTGGCGCGGTGGCTGGAACATGAACTTGAGTACCAAACCAAGATACCTTCAATGAGAAACCGCCAATTTCGCTTAGCAGAGTCAACTAGAATTGGTGGCACAATTGGTTATCTGCCACCTGAGAGTTTCCAGAAAAGAAGTGTGGCTACTGCAAAATCTGATGTTTTCAGCTTTGGAATTGTTGTGTTAGAGGTGGTGTCCGGGAGGCGGGCTGTGGATCTCACATATCCAGAGGATCAGATCATTTTGCTTGATTGGATCAGGAGGCTATCTGATGAGGGGAAGCTTTTACAAGCCGGGGACAATAGGCTCGCAGATGGGTCCTATGCACTCTCTGATATGGAACGGTTGATTCATCTCGGGCTCCTTTGCACCCTTCATATCCCTCAACTTCGGCCCAATATGAAGTGGATTGTGGAAATACTTTCCGGAAACATTTCAGGCAAATTGCCACCGCTCCCATCATTTCAATCCCATCCTCGGTACATATCTTTATCATCCCCATCTAATACTAGCACAAGTAACACCAACACCACCAGGTCCATCACCTCCACCCCCAGCTCCAACACTACCATCACATTCACTTCTTCAACCTTTGTCACAGCCTCTGGAGAAAGTTTATATGCAACTGCAGAATTCGGAACCAATGACTTTAGTTCTTCTAACAATAGAAATCATCGACGAAGCACACATTTCATGGTGGAAACTCCAAGAGAAATATCCTACAAGGAAATTATTTCTGCTACAAATAATTTTGCTGGCTCACACAGGGTAGCAGAGGTGGACTTTGGAACTTCTTACCATGGCATCCTCGATGATGGCCACCAAGTTTTGGTTAAGAGGCTTGGCATGACCAAATGCCCTGCAATCAGAACACGATTTTCATCTGAACTTCAAAACTTAGCTAAGCTCCGCCATCGAAACCTAATACAGCTCCGTGGATGGTGCACCGAGCAAGGAGAAATGCTTGTTGTATATGATTATTCAGCAAATCGTCTACTAAGTCACCTTCTTTTCCATCACGATAACAGAGTTGGTCATTCTATCCTGCAATGGTGTCACCGATACAACATCGTCAAATCACTTGCTTCTGCCATTCTTTATCTTCATGAGGAATGGGATGAACAAGTTATCCATAGAAATATCACCTCTTCCTCTGTCATTCTTGATCCAGAAATGAATCCACGACTTGGTAACTTTGCTCTAGCAGAATTCTTGGCAAGAAATGACCATGCCCATAAAGCAGCCACCAAGGGAAATAAATCAGTTCGTGGGATTTTTGGTTACATGTCACCAGAGTACATGGAATCTGGCGACGCAACCCCAATGGCTGATGTCTATAGCTTTGGTGTGGTAGTGCTTGAGGTGGTCACTGGACATATGGCAGTAGACTTCCGGCGACCTGAGGTGCTAGTGGTCGATAGAGTTCAAGAGTTTGAGGCACAGGAAAGACCGCTGGAGGAGCTCGTTGATATCAGGTTGAACTGCGAGTACGATCATAAGGAGCTGACGAGACTTCTCAATTTAGGAATTGCATGCACTAGGTCCAACCCAGAATCAAGACCAAGCATGAGGCAGATTGTAAGCATTCTCGATGGCAATGATCAATTCTTCGTGGCAGCAGAGCAAGAGAAGGAAAGTAGAGCGGGATGGAAACAAAAGAATGCTTGTTCCTTGTCATTGATTAGGAGAATCCAAGCTCTGGGGATACAATGA
- the LOC110665865 gene encoding myosin-binding protein 3 isoform X2, with amino-acid sequence MPCHAIRGWTFSGLVGAFLGLSITFLLLCASTLAYLASKFLGLLGLDLPCPCNSFFGVPDNANNTGLQKRLVDYPLPKIFSVQSSAKSKFPFGTLRNDLQFNSNKENDGNGDKHEGIGSEGEVSCISSSERRTDNFTGEDLAKMKGKSFVMGTLNLPDVKEGRYELKRKWVTRHRSRNGLRRRRKGSVDYNGKLHWVPSHKTLWSDAETRQSAPGRISESEDDTDKGCKDPANNFEACNVNGCEILDGKETSVDIGSKRKFSYDFELNESVDENEPAEKNASTAEEFNSHGNQVSDCNAKNTVRLLEQALEEEHAARAVLYIELEKERSAAASAADEAMAMILRLQEEKASIEMEARQCQRIIEEKYAYDAEEMNILKEILVRREREKYYLEKEVEAYRQKISGNEQLYAEMYGMSATKGEITLYTSDEDSVLKLPQSSDYIGEEEKAENVNWKDLRSTKYSEDKNCSNQIDIPRHPSPEKNPDEEKKAQKINATSKFIQSNIPPPHNLHQKAIDDKESEGDIHDVHVVDDQASVYKQVMRDKNRQLSTNAAATSKNPNISMGLPPTGSSRSRSLRYDMRRKSMSAFDVERFKIDNEIIWLREKLKFVQEGREKLHLTKGNKEREKIQLQTLEDIISQLREIRQLTEPGKAARRASLPLLTSNVKSKKRRWRSGPLLVEGSI; translated from the exons ATGCCTTGCCATGCCATTCGCGGATGGACATTTAGTGGGCTAGTTGGTGCATTTCTTGGTCTTTCCATTACCTTCCTTCTCCTTTGCGCTTCAACCCTTGCTTATTTGGCCTCCAAATTTCTTGGCTTGCTTGGATTGGACTTACCTTGCCCTTGCAATAGCTTTTTTGGAGTTCCTGACAACGCCAACAATACCGGCTTGCAAAAACGATTAGTTGATTACCCCTTACCGAAAATTTTCTCTGTTCAATCTTCTGCGAAGAGCAAGTTCCCTTTTGGTACGCTAAGGAACGATTTACAGTTCAATTCCAACAAGGAAAATGACGGGAATGGTGATAAACATGAGGGTATTGGATCGGAGGGTGAGGTCTCGTGCATCTCATCTTCAGAGAGGAGGACAGACAATTTTACAGGCGAAGATTTGGCTAAGATGAAAGGAAAGAGTTTTGTGATGGGTACATTGAACTTGCCGGATGTGAAAGAAGGGAGATATGAGTTGAAAAGGAAGTGGGTAACTCGTCACAGATCAAGAAATGGCCTCAGACGCCGCAGAAAAGGCTCTGTTGATTACAATGGGAAGTTGCACTGGGTGCCATCACATAAAACTTTATGGTCGGATGCAGAAACTCGTCAATCCGCTCCTGGCAGAATCAGTGAATCAGAGGATGACACAGACAAAGGCTGCAAGGATCCTGCTAATAACTTTGAAG CCTGTAATGTGAATGGTTGTGAAATTTTGGATGGAAAGGAAACCTCAGTGGATATTGGTTCGAAGAGAAAGTTTTCCTATGATTTTGAACTGAATGAATCTGTAGATGAGAATGAACCCGCAGAAAAAAATGCATCAACTGCTGAGGAGTTCAATTCACATGGAAATCAAGTTTCTGATTGCAATGCAAAAAATACAGTAAGACTCTTGGAACAAGCACTAGAAGAAGAGCATGCTGCTAGAGCTGTCCTCTATATCGAACTAGAGAAAGAGAGAAGCGCTGCTGCTTCTGCTGCAGATGAGGCCATGGCTATGATATTGCGTCTACAAGAGGAGAAGGCGTCCATAGAAATGGAAGCAAGACAATGCCAGAGGATAATAGAAGAGAAATATGCATATGATGCTGAAGAAATGAACATCCTCAAAGAGATCTTAGTAAGGAGAGAGAGGGAAAAGTATTATTTGGAGAAGGAAGTTGAAGCCTACAGGCAAAAAATTTCTGGTAATGAGCAGTTGTATGCTGAAATGTATGGTATGTCAGCAACAAAGGGAGAGATAACATTATATACTAGCGATGAAGATTCGGTGCTGAAACTGCCACAGAGTAGTGATTACATTGGCGAGGAGGAGAAGGCAGAAAATGTAAACTGGAAAGATTTACGAAGTACGAAATATAGTGAAGATAAAAACTGTTCAAATCAAATTGACATTCCAAGGCATCCAAGTCCTGAAAAAAATCCTGATGAGGAAAAGAAAGCGCAGAAAATAAATGCAACTTCAAAGTTCATTCAGTCTAATATTCCTCCCCCACATAATTTGCATCAGAAAGCTATTGATGACAAAGAAAGTGAAGGTGATATTCATGATGTTCATGTCGTTGATGATCAAGCCAGTGTCTATAAGCAGGTCATGAGAGACAAAAATAGGCAACTTTCGACTAATGCTGCTGCTACCTCAAAAAATCCTAACATTTCCATGGGATTACCACCAACTGGTAGTTCAAGAAGCAGATCCTTGCGTTATGACATGCGAAGAAAATCCATGTCTGCATTTGATGTTGAAAGGTTTAAAATTGACAATGAAATTATTTGGCTGAGAGAAAAGCTAAAATTTGTgcaagaaggaagagagaagCTACATTTAac